A region of Peromyscus maniculatus bairdii isolate BWxNUB_F1_BW_parent chromosome 7, HU_Pman_BW_mat_3.1, whole genome shotgun sequence DNA encodes the following proteins:
- the Nicn1 gene encoding nicolin-1, whose protein sequence is MSRVLVPCHVKSTVALQVGDMRTNQGRPGVLVVDVTFPNVSPFELQEITFKNYYTAFLSIRVRQHTPLHTPSKWVTCLRDYCLMPDPHSEEGAQEYVSLFKHQMLCDVTRVLELRLILQQPSPLWLSFTVEELQIYQQGPKSPSLTFPKWLSHPVSSEQPTPRLEGLPDPSRVSSEVQQMWALTEMIRASHTSTRIGRFDVDGCYDLNLLSYT, encoded by the exons ATGTCTCGTGTACTGGTGCCCTGTCATGTGAAAAGCACCGTAGCCCTGCAAGTGGGCGACATGAGGACCAACCAAGGTCGGCCTGGCGTGCTGGTCGTCGATGTCACCTTTCCTAACGTCTCGCCTTTCGAG TTGCAGGAGATCACATTTAAGAATTACTACACAGCTTTCTTGAGCATCCGTGTTCGTCAACATACTCCACTGCACACACCATCCAAGTGGGTAACTTGTCTGCGGGACTACTGTTTGATGCCTGACCCACACAGTGAGGAGGGAGCCCAGGAGTATGTATCACTGTTCAAGCACCAG ATGCTGTGTGATGTGACCAGAGTACTAGAGCTGCGTCTGATACTGCAGCAGCCATCACCACTGTGGCTGTCTTTCACAGTTGAGGAACTGCAAATCTACCAGCAGGGACCGAAG AGTCCCTCCTTGACTTTCCCCAAGTGGCTTTCCCACCCAGTGTCCAGTGAGCAGCCTACTCCCCGCCTTGAG GGTCTCCCAGACCCCAGCAGAGTATCCTCCGAAGTGCAGCAGATGTGGGCACTGACAGAGATGATTCGGGCTAGTCACACTTCCACGAGGATCGGCCGCTTTGAT GTGGATGGCTGCTACGATCTGAATTTGCTCTCCTACACATGA